The genomic segment TTAGAAAGGTCTAAAAGATCTTTTACAAAATGTAATAAATGTTGACTGCGTTGTTCAGAACGAGCAATCATTTCTCTTGACTTTTCAGAAATTGCCCCTGTTAAATCACTTAAAACAACTTTGAGACAACTTTGAATTGCTGAAAGTGATGACTGTAAATCATGAGATACCGTTAGAACATATTGTGACTTTAATTTATCTTGTTCTTCAAGCTTCTTATTAACTACTGCAAGTTCTGTTTCTTCCGCTCTTAACCTGTTAACAATAGTTGTTGCAAAATAGATAGTTATATATAACGTGGAAATGAAAGTAGAAAATATACCTAACAAATAACGAGGATTTAAATATAATTCTGACCCAACAGACAAAACCGGAAAAAATCCTTCTAAGTGATAATGAGGTAAAACTCTTAAATATTCTCCTGCAATAATTACTCCTAAAAGAACAACAGCCAGCGTAGCTTGAAAATAAGCTGCCTTATTTGATAAAAGTATACTTGCAATAACCATATGAAAGATAAAATAAAATATAAAAGGATTTTCCACACCTCCGGAAAAATGAATCAAATAAGCAAGCGCAACTAAATCCATTAATATCTGAAGTTTAGCAAAGTAGTTAGCTTTCTTAAAATATTGGGTAACTGTACCTTTCTGAAATTCTAATTTGCGGTTATAAATGAAAAATAAAATATTATAAGAAAACAATACGATATTACCCGTGTAAAGAGGAATTAATGGTAATTTTATTTCTAATACATATCGTGTAAACGTAATGACAAT from the Elusimicrobiota bacterium genome contains:
- a CDS encoding HAMP domain-containing sensor histidine kinase, coding for MNKENKIEEKINQSIDLRWLINLRWIAVVVVFIVITFTRYVLEIKLPLIPLYTGNIVLFSYNILFFIYNRKLEFQKGTVTQYFKKANYFAKLQILMDLVALAYLIHFSGGVENPFIFYFIFHMVIASILLSNKAAYFQATLAVVLLGVIIAGEYLRVLPHYHLEGFFPVLSVGSELYLNPRYLLGIFSTFISTLYITIYFATTIVNRLRAEETELAVVNKKLEEQDKLKSQYVLTVSHDLQSSLSAIQSCLKVVLSDLTGAISEKSREMIARSEQRSQHLLHFVKDLLDLSKMRVDKEIEKKPVSLSEIVIKVVEQLKLKAEEKGLTISVGNFAGNTLISANPDAMEQLLINLTLNAIKYTPWGGKVALRITHSTLNNSVQVSIEDTGIGIPQEDLSHIFEDFYRAKNAEQMEKDGTGLGLSIVKQIINSHSGDIWVESEVGKGSKFSFTLPKIGKVK